One stretch of bacterium BMS3Abin14 DNA includes these proteins:
- a CDS encoding nucleotidyltransferase domain protein, whose amino-acid sequence MSPSVQEKLKELEDLCERFSVKQLDIFGSAADDTAILPNESDIDFLVEFLPLKENQHADAYFGLLFALEGLFGRSIDLVMIQAISNPYFRDSVERSRKLLYAA is encoded by the coding sequence ATGAGTCCATCAGTACAGGAAAAACTAAAGGAACTTGAGGATCTGTGTGAGAGGTTCAGCGTGAAACAGCTGGACATCTTCGGTTCAGCGGCCGATGACACGGCCATCCTCCCGAACGAAAGTGACATCGACTTTCTTGTGGAATTTCTTCCCCTGAAGGAAAATCAGCACGCCGATGCCTATTTTGGCCTTCTCTTCGCTCTTGAGGGTCTGTTCGGAAGATCTATCGACCTGGTCATGATCCAGGCCATCAGCAATCCTTACTTTCGGGATTCGGTGGAGCGGTCAAGAAAGTTGCTTTATGCGGCTTGA
- a CDS encoding nucleotidyltransferase domain protein — translation MKRRDIVLEKLKDNAGELQRFHVSALSLFGSVVRGEEGPGSDVDLLVEFNEPVGMFTFIRLKNHLEKLLGAKVDLVTPEALKERLRDRILKEAIRAA, via the coding sequence ATGAAGAGAAGAGATATCGTACTTGAAAAACTTAAAGACAATGCTGGCGAACTGCAGCGATTTCACGTTTCCGCTCTGTCCCTTTTCGGTTCCGTTGTTCGGGGAGAGGAGGGCCCCGGCAGCGATGTCGATCTCCTCGTAGAGTTTAACGAACCCGTCGGAATGTTTACCTTTATACGCCTGAAGAACCATCTGGAAAAACTCCTCGGTGCCAAAGTAGACCTGGTGACGCCTGAGGCCCTTAAGGAAAGGCTCAGGGACAGGATCCTGAAGGAGGCGATTCGTGCCGCATAG
- a CDS encoding tetratricopeptide repeat protein — protein sequence MAFRFWRRVKIAPGVTLNLSKAGGSFSLGPRGAKFTVGSRGKRATMGIPGTGLFYTSTFTGGRSGGGKNASCFAPAVPKVSAEDRLDLGFFKRFITPDDEEALVDGCRELVLGDEDKALEHLEQAAHLADGAYLAGFMALRKERLEEAANCLAAAAEKHSRLGYYFARYGISAVMSLPITDEISAHVGPDLRGVLLGLVEVYQRQERRQDALTCLEKLQRLEPDDVVVKLSLAELLLDAHPGDKKVCQKVVRLVEGIENETPIHAALLLYKARALRGLGLPDAARETLTIALRRKKDRSDELLRALRYERALVYEEMGQRKRARKEFEKLYADDPDYGDVAARLGL from the coding sequence ATGGCTTTCCGTTTCTGGAGAAGGGTAAAGATCGCACCGGGGGTGACCCTGAACCTGAGCAAAGCGGGTGGGTCCTTCTCGTTAGGGCCGCGCGGTGCGAAGTTCACCGTCGGGTCCCGCGGCAAGCGGGCCACAATGGGTATTCCGGGAACGGGACTCTTTTACACCTCGACTTTTACAGGCGGGAGGTCAGGCGGCGGGAAAAACGCATCCTGCTTCGCTCCGGCCGTCCCAAAGGTCAGCGCGGAAGACCGCCTGGACCTTGGCTTCTTCAAACGGTTCATCACACCGGACGACGAGGAAGCCCTGGTGGACGGTTGCCGGGAGTTGGTTCTGGGGGATGAAGACAAGGCGCTTGAGCACCTCGAACAGGCGGCCCACCTTGCCGATGGAGCGTACCTCGCTGGCTTTATGGCCCTCAGGAAAGAACGGCTGGAGGAAGCCGCGAACTGCCTGGCCGCGGCCGCCGAAAAGCATAGCCGCTTAGGCTATTACTTCGCCAGATACGGCATCTCCGCCGTCATGAGCCTACCCATCACCGACGAGATATCCGCTCATGTGGGCCCGGATCTCCGTGGTGTGCTGCTGGGGCTGGTGGAGGTCTACCAGCGTCAGGAGCGCCGGCAGGATGCGTTGACATGTCTGGAGAAGCTGCAGCGGCTCGAACCCGACGACGTGGTAGTGAAGTTGTCTCTTGCAGAGCTGCTGCTGGACGCTCATCCGGGCGACAAGAAGGTCTGTCAGAAGGTTGTGCGGTTGGTTGAGGGCATTGAGAACGAGACGCCGATCCATGCCGCGCTATTGCTGTACAAGGCCAGGGCCCTGCGCGGGCTCGGCCTGCCGGATGCGGCCCGGGAGACCTTGACGATAGCCCTGCGCCGAAAGAAAGATCGTTCCGATGAGCTCCTCCGGGCGCTCAGGTACGAACGGGCCCTCGTATACGAGGAGATGGGTCAGCGCAAACGGGCGCGAAAGGAATTCGAGAAGCTTTACGCCGATGATCCCGACTATGGGGACGTGGCAGCCCGGTTGGGGCTGTAG
- the guaC gene encoding GMP reductase, which produces MRLETDLKLGFKDVLIRPKRSTLKSRIDVELNRTYTFLHSKKEWTGVPVIATNMDTIGTFEVAEVLGRFGMMTAIHKHYGAEAWTRFLSGKDQDIYGKIMVSIGKSEKDMEKLKRIIGDHPGLEFICIDVANGYAESFVEFVSKVRENFPEKTIVSGNVVSGEMVEELLLSGADIIKVGIGPGSVCTTRIKAGVGYPQLSAVIECADAAHGLGGRIISDGGCTCAGDVAKAFGGGADFVMVGGMFAGHDECGGEMLERDGKTYKMFYGMSSSIAMEKHSGGVADYRSSEGKNVQVPYKGFIEDTVKDILGGMRSACTYVGALALKELTKRTTFIRVMEQENQMFS; this is translated from the coding sequence ATGCGCCTGGAAACAGATTTGAAGCTGGGATTCAAAGACGTGTTGATAAGGCCCAAGAGATCGACCCTGAAAAGCCGGATTGATGTGGAACTGAACAGGACCTACACCTTCTTACACAGCAAGAAAGAGTGGACAGGGGTTCCGGTGATCGCGACCAACATGGATACCATTGGGACCTTCGAGGTAGCTGAAGTCCTGGGCCGGTTCGGTATGATGACGGCCATCCACAAACACTACGGCGCCGAGGCCTGGACCCGATTCCTGTCAGGCAAAGACCAGGATATCTACGGCAAGATTATGGTAAGCATCGGCAAGTCGGAAAAGGACATGGAGAAACTCAAGCGGATAATAGGTGATCACCCCGGACTGGAATTTATTTGTATAGATGTGGCCAACGGATACGCGGAATCGTTCGTTGAGTTCGTCAGCAAAGTGCGGGAAAATTTCCCCGAAAAGACAATAGTATCAGGTAATGTAGTCTCCGGCGAGATGGTGGAGGAGCTTCTTCTGTCGGGCGCTGACATCATCAAGGTTGGGATCGGGCCTGGCTCTGTGTGCACCACTCGCATTAAGGCCGGGGTTGGCTATCCTCAGCTTTCGGCGGTGATCGAGTGTGCAGACGCTGCGCACGGTTTGGGAGGAAGGATTATATCAGACGGAGGCTGCACCTGTGCAGGAGATGTCGCCAAGGCTTTTGGTGGCGGCGCTGACTTTGTCATGGTAGGGGGCATGTTCGCCGGGCACGACGAGTGCGGAGGCGAGATGCTGGAACGTGACGGCAAAACATACAAAATGTTCTACGGCATGAGTTCGTCAATTGCCATGGAGAAGCACTCAGGGGGCGTTGCTGATTACCGCTCGTCTGAGGGGAAAAATGTCCAGGTCCCTTACAAGGGCTTCATCGAGGATACCGTAAAGGACATACTGGGGGGGATGCGCTCCGCCTGTACGTATGTAGGGGCACTGGCGTTAAAGGAACTGACCAAGCGGACGACCTTTATCAGGGTCATGGAGCAGGAGAACCAGATGTTCAGCTGA